Proteins encoded in a region of the Pseudomonadota bacterium genome:
- a CDS encoding cytochrome c oxidase assembly protein — translation MTATHSRGRLTLSLVTLAAAMFGFGYLLVPLYDIICDITGLNGKVSNEAAIVTEAPDTNRLVSIEFMSSINAGGAWEFEPVVTQMDVHPGKLYTIEYKARNILAHGRVGQAVPSVAPGVAARYFQKTECFCFTEQAFEGAEERLMPVTFIVDPELPGDVDMITLSYTFFTKKPSQLAASR, via the coding sequence GTGACTGCAACACACAGCCGTGGGCGATTAACGCTGTCATTGGTGACCCTAGCCGCAGCCATGTTTGGTTTTGGCTACCTGTTAGTGCCGCTCTACGACATTATCTGCGACATCACGGGGCTCAACGGCAAAGTGTCGAACGAAGCGGCGATCGTTACCGAAGCGCCTGATACGAATCGGCTGGTGAGTATCGAGTTCATGTCGTCGATCAATGCGGGTGGCGCGTGGGAATTTGAACCGGTGGTTACGCAAATGGACGTGCATCCGGGCAAGCTCTACACCATCGAGTACAAGGCACGTAATATTCTGGCACACGGGCGGGTTGGACAAGCAGTGCCAAGCGTTGCGCCCGGCGTTGCGGCTCGTTACTTTCAGAAAACCGAGTGTTTCTGTTTTACCGAACAAGCGTTTGAGGGCGCGGAAGAGCGCCTGATGCCCGTGACATTTATTGTCGACCCGGAGCTGCCGGGCGATGTTGATATGATCACCTTGTCATACACTTTTTTCACCAAGAAGCCGTCGCAGCTGGCGGCGAGCAGGTAA
- a CDS encoding cytochrome c oxidase subunit 3, translated as MSDSPQKYYVPHGSQWPIIGSISLFLMAFGAGSWLNGSDFGKYMTFAGLAGILYMIFGWFGEVIRESVKGMFQAKEDVSFRMGMIWFIMSEVMFFAAFFGALFYARQLVVPWLGGEGSNFFTNLLLWSGYEAEWPTNGPDGLGGEFKTMSWAGLPLINTLLLLTSSVTITIAHHALLRNDRRWLNIGLFLTFALGFIFLYFQVLEYAHAYNDLNLKLSTGIYGSTFFMLTGFHGAHVTLGSIMLVVIWLRVLKGHFSPDNHFGFEAVAWYWHFVDVVWLGLFIFVYIL; from the coding sequence ATGTCTGACTCTCCACAAAAGTATTACGTCCCGCACGGCAGTCAGTGGCCGATCATTGGTTCCATTTCTCTGTTTTTGATGGCCTTTGGCGCAGGCTCTTGGCTCAACGGCAGCGATTTTGGCAAGTACATGACGTTCGCTGGGCTCGCCGGTATTTTGTACATGATCTTTGGCTGGTTTGGCGAAGTGATTCGCGAAAGCGTCAAGGGCATGTTTCAGGCAAAAGAAGACGTCTCATTTCGCATGGGCATGATCTGGTTCATCATGTCGGAAGTGATGTTTTTCGCCGCCTTCTTTGGCGCATTGTTCTACGCAAGACAGCTCGTCGTGCCTTGGCTGGGTGGTGAGGGCAGTAATTTCTTCACCAACCTGTTGCTCTGGTCGGGCTACGAAGCGGAGTGGCCGACGAATGGCCCGGATGGTCTTGGCGGAGAGTTTAAAACCATGAGCTGGGCAGGCTTGCCGCTGATCAACACGCTGCTGCTGCTCACCAGCTCGGTGACCATTACGATCGCCCATCATGCGCTGTTGCGAAACGATCGCCGCTGGTTAAATATCGGCCTCTTTTTGACCTTTGCGTTGGGCTTCATATTTTTGTACTTCCAGGTGCTCGAGTACGCCCACGCCTACAATGACCTCAACCTGAAGCTGTCAACCGGTATTTACGGCTCGACGTTCTTTATGCTGACCGGATTCCACGGTGCGCACGTGACCTTGGGTTCCATCATGCTCGTGGTGATTTGGCTACGGGTACTCAAAGGCCATTTCAGTCCCGATAACCATTTCGGTTTTGAGGCGGTGGCGTGGTACTGGCACTTTGTGGATGTGGTTTGGCTTGGCCTGTTTATATTTGTCTATATCTTATAG